The following proteins come from a genomic window of Proteiniphilum propionicum:
- a CDS encoding ABC transporter ATP-binding protein, whose amino-acid sequence MITCSNSEIEKIDMPFLHLSNVSIGYPDKKGAVIVQSGLTLSAEKGELIVLIGKNGCGKSTLLRSIAHLQPIFQGEIFLNNENLLEIPPKRRARLLSVVLTEQQPVASFTVRELISIGRDPYTGWLGSLSDEDNIIISEALEMACLHGFEGRNIYELSDGERQRVFIARALAQDTPVILLDEPTSHLDLPNRINILLLLQKLARETGKTIFISTHELETAIQVADKLWLMEKGKGVTVGVPEDMVLNGSFDKVFRHRSYVFDKEYGSFVVQKQLDKFITTRVKNPDGLMARWTTKALSRKGYKITEDAQLELSVDEENRCWTVMNGSKTVVTYTVEDTLKILSQFT is encoded by the coding sequence ATGATTACCTGTTCCAATTCGGAAATCGAAAAAATAGATATGCCTTTTCTGCATCTTTCTAATGTAAGTATAGGTTATCCTGACAAAAAAGGAGCTGTGATAGTTCAGTCGGGCCTTACACTCTCTGCCGAAAAGGGGGAGCTGATTGTGCTTATTGGGAAGAATGGTTGCGGAAAATCTACTCTACTGCGCTCTATTGCCCACCTTCAGCCTATCTTTCAAGGAGAAATCTTTCTTAATAATGAAAACTTGCTCGAGATCCCGCCCAAAAGGCGGGCCAGACTACTTTCCGTTGTGCTTACGGAGCAGCAGCCGGTGGCATCATTCACCGTGAGAGAGCTTATCTCCATTGGCAGGGACCCCTATACGGGATGGCTGGGAAGCCTTTCCGATGAAGATAATATAATTATTTCTGAAGCCCTGGAGATGGCTTGTTTGCATGGTTTTGAAGGTAGAAACATATACGAACTGTCAGACGGAGAGCGCCAAAGGGTTTTTATTGCCCGTGCTCTTGCACAGGATACTCCTGTGATATTGCTTGATGAGCCCACTTCGCACCTCGATCTGCCAAACCGTATTAATATCCTTTTGCTGCTGCAGAAGCTGGCACGTGAAACAGGCAAAACAATTTTCATCTCAACACACGAACTGGAGACCGCTATTCAGGTGGCTGACAAGCTGTGGTTGATGGAAAAAGGCAAGGGCGTTACCGTTGGAGTACCGGAAGATATGGTATTAAATGGGAGTTTCGACAAGGTGTTTCGTCACCGTTCTTACGTGTTCGATAAGGAATACGGGAGTTTTGTGGTGCAAAAGCAATTGGATAAGTTTATAACTACCCGTGTGAAAAACCCTGACGGCCTGATGGCACGATGGACCACAAAGGCACTATCGAGGAAAGGATACAAAATAACAGAAGATGCTCAACTGGAGCTGTCTGTGGATGAGGAAAACAGGTGCTGGACAGTGATGAATGGCAGCAAAACAGTTGTGACATATACCGTAGAGGATACATTGAAGATACTGTCACAATTCACTTAG
- the rimM gene encoding ribosome maturation factor RimM (Essential for efficient processing of 16S rRNA): MISKKDIIQVGRTQKPYGIRGEIIILFSKAEYAEVDCEYYLLEIDGIPVPFFVEEFTFTTDRTARVKFEDVDDENTASKYVNTDVFIPRKTVKQAIPENGLNWDFFVGYTVVNQHGEVLGLIDEVDDSTLNTLFIVKDRDKELLIPATEDFIAAIDEEKKIIEMYLPEGLIDE, encoded by the coding sequence ATGATCTCCAAAAAAGATATAATTCAGGTGGGGCGTACACAGAAACCATACGGGATAAGAGGGGAGATAATCATCCTGTTCAGTAAGGCTGAGTATGCCGAGGTTGATTGCGAATATTATCTTCTTGAGATTGACGGAATTCCCGTACCCTTTTTCGTGGAAGAGTTTACATTTACTACTGATAGAACTGCGAGGGTGAAGTTTGAAGATGTAGACGACGAGAATACGGCATCGAAGTATGTCAATACAGATGTTTTTATTCCTCGCAAAACAGTTAAACAGGCGATACCCGAAAATGGTCTCAATTGGGATTTCTTTGTTGGGTACACTGTTGTAAATCAGCATGGTGAAGTGCTTGGGTTAATAGATGAAGTAGATGATTCTACACTGAACACTCTTTTTATTGTGAAAGATAGAGATAAAGAGCTGCTTATTCCAGCCACGGAAGATTTTATTGCTGCCATTGACGAGGAGAAAAAAATCATTGAAATGTATTTGCCTGAAGGGTTAATAGATGAGTGA
- a CDS encoding DUF4922 domain-containing protein, protein MNLQAEIDNLFSSQMKKWEQLRNGIRQLDDTEEKVITWGDGFNVKIQFNPARMVSTSAKIDKESIENRPCFLCEANRPALQKGILFMEKYIILCNPFPILRNHLTIPLHSHVPQLIRNKVGDMLSLAEQLPDYVLFYNGPKCGASAPDHFHLQAGLKSPQLLQGDNVLRSCLMIESGNKSEVEELFEDVYQYLHHRQPKEDEPMINIIAYIEQNRYKLNLFPRKAHRPRQYYENGSKQLLISPGALDMAGMIICVREEDFKKIGTHDIEDIYSQVSLPVI, encoded by the coding sequence ATGAATCTTCAAGCGGAAATAGACAATCTGTTCTCCTCCCAGATGAAAAAATGGGAACAGTTGAGAAATGGTATTAGGCAACTCGATGATACTGAAGAAAAAGTGATCACATGGGGAGATGGGTTCAATGTAAAAATACAGTTCAACCCGGCCAGGATGGTCTCCACAAGTGCAAAAATTGACAAAGAATCGATTGAAAATCGCCCCTGCTTCCTTTGCGAAGCTAATCGTCCCGCCCTGCAGAAGGGTATACTATTCATGGAGAAATATATCATTCTATGCAACCCTTTTCCAATTCTCAGGAATCATCTGACCATTCCCCTTCATTCACACGTACCGCAACTTATCCGCAACAAGGTGGGTGATATGCTTTCGCTTGCAGAACAACTGCCCGATTATGTGTTGTTTTACAATGGCCCAAAGTGCGGAGCATCGGCCCCCGACCATTTTCATTTACAGGCCGGGCTGAAGTCGCCACAGCTGCTTCAGGGCGACAATGTACTTCGCTCATGCCTGATGATAGAGAGCGGAAATAAAAGTGAGGTGGAAGAACTTTTTGAAGATGTTTATCAGTATCTTCACCATCGCCAGCCGAAAGAAGATGAGCCAATGATAAACATCATCGCCTACATAGAACAAAACAGATACAAACTAAACCTATTCCCTCGTAAAGCGCACCGTCCCAGACAATATTACGAAAACGGCAGTAAACAGCTTCTTATCAGTCCCGGGGCACTAGATATGGCAGGTATGATTATATGCGTAAGGGAAGAAGATTTTAAAAAAATAGGTACACACGATATTGAAGACATCTATTCTCAGGTCTCTTTGCCGGTGATCTGA
- the serB gene encoding phosphoserine phosphatase SerB, with product MVNSEIILLNINGEDKPGLTAALTEILAKHDAFILDIGQSDIHRNLSLGILFKSKNNNSGEIMKDLLFKAYEMDVNIRFTPISAERYSNWVGMQGKNRYIITLLGRILTARQIAAVSKIIAEQNLNIDNIVRLTGRIPLDEKQRAAKSCVELSVRGTPNNRQQMQEAFLELTSSLNFDISFQEESMFRRMRRLICFDMDSTLIQTEVIDELAERAGVGDKVRAITEQAMHGEIDFEESFRQRVKLLEGLDVSVMKEIAENLPITEGLGRLMKVLQKVGFKTAILSGGFSYFGNYLKEKYGFDYMYANELEIKNGKLTGNYLGDVVDGRRKAELLRLIAQVEKIDLRQTVAVGDGANDLPMLGIAGLGIAFHAKPKVKQNADQSLSTVGIDGILYFLGYKDSMLDSEMLNN from the coding sequence ATGGTGAATTCAGAAATCATACTGTTAAATATCAATGGAGAAGATAAACCCGGCTTAACAGCTGCCCTTACGGAAATACTTGCGAAGCATGATGCTTTCATCCTCGATATAGGGCAATCGGATATTCACAGGAATCTGTCGTTGGGTATTCTGTTCAAATCGAAAAATAATAACTCGGGTGAGATAATGAAAGACCTGCTCTTTAAAGCATATGAGATGGATGTGAACATCCGTTTTACTCCTATTTCGGCTGAACGCTACTCTAATTGGGTAGGCATGCAGGGTAAAAACAGGTATATCATCACACTGCTGGGAAGAATACTCACTGCCAGGCAAATTGCCGCAGTTTCAAAAATTATTGCCGAGCAAAATCTCAATATCGATAATATTGTACGCCTGACAGGACGAATTCCGCTTGATGAGAAGCAGAGAGCTGCCAAGTCGTGTGTTGAGTTGTCGGTAAGAGGCACTCCCAATAACCGGCAGCAGATGCAGGAAGCATTTCTTGAACTCACCTCATCACTAAATTTCGACATCTCCTTCCAGGAGGAAAGCATGTTCAGGCGTATGCGGCGGCTCATATGCTTCGATATGGACTCTACGCTTATTCAGACCGAAGTTATCGATGAACTGGCAGAGAGAGCAGGTGTAGGAGATAAGGTAAGGGCAATAACCGAACAGGCTATGCATGGCGAGATAGACTTTGAAGAGAGTTTCAGGCAGAGGGTGAAGTTGCTGGAAGGGCTTGATGTTTCAGTAATGAAGGAGATTGCAGAGAATCTACCAATTACCGAGGGACTGGGACGGCTGATGAAGGTGCTTCAGAAAGTTGGATTCAAAACAGCCATTCTTTCAGGAGGTTTTTCCTATTTCGGCAACTACCTTAAGGAGAAATACGGATTCGATTACATGTATGCCAACGAGCTGGAAATTAAAAACGGCAAGCTCACGGGCAACTATCTGGGAGATGTGGTCGACGGCAGAAGAAAAGCCGAATTGCTGCGACTCATCGCCCAGGTGGAGAAAATTGATCTCCGGCAAACGGTAGCTGTGGGCGATGGTGCCAACGACCTTCCCATGCTGGGTATCGCCGGGCTTGGCATCGCTTTTCATGCTAAGCCAAAGGTTAAACAGAACGCAGACCAATCGCTCTCCACAGTGGGTATAGACGGCATCCTCTATTTTCTGGGTTACAAAGACTCAATGCTCGACAGCGAAATGCTGAATAATTAA
- the rseP gene encoding RIP metalloprotease RseP, producing the protein METFLIKALQLILSLSILVIVHEFGHYIFARMFKIRVEKFYLFFDPWFAILRYKPRNSQTEYGIGWLPLGGYVKIAGMIDESMDKEQMALPAQPWEFRSKPAWQRLMVMVAGVLFNLLLAFFIYSMVLFTWSDTYLPLKNVTQGMEFSQAAHSAGFQDGDILLRADNKELERFGVRTLLDVADAEKVTVLRNGEEVILNMSKGLMENLLKDKEGFATYRIPAVVYLTMEGSAAQRAGLIPGDSIVGVNGIITPVFGDLRSALDSNRNQQVTLDYYRNGVLYTTTAGVDSAGTLGFYAMSAPQIYRTVTLKYSFFESLPAGIRLGIQTLKDYVAQFKYVFTKEGASSLGGFGAIGNLFPAQWNWQAFWMMTAFLSVILAFMNILPIPALDGGHVMFLIYEVIVRRKPNEKFMEYAQVAGMMLLLGLVLYANGMDVVRAIFK; encoded by the coding sequence ATGGAGACATTTTTAATTAAAGCGCTGCAACTCATTTTGAGTTTGTCAATTTTGGTGATTGTGCACGAGTTTGGGCATTATATTTTTGCGCGTATGTTTAAGATCAGAGTAGAGAAATTTTATCTATTCTTTGATCCATGGTTTGCAATCTTAAGATATAAACCCAGGAACAGCCAAACCGAATATGGCATCGGATGGTTGCCTCTTGGGGGATATGTAAAGATTGCCGGAATGATTGACGAGTCCATGGACAAAGAGCAGATGGCTCTGCCTGCACAACCGTGGGAGTTTCGTTCAAAACCTGCCTGGCAGCGTCTTATGGTTATGGTTGCCGGGGTGCTGTTTAACTTGTTGCTGGCTTTTTTTATCTATTCTATGGTGCTTTTCACCTGGAGTGATACTTATCTCCCGCTTAAGAATGTTACCCAGGGAATGGAGTTCAGCCAGGCAGCCCATAGCGCCGGCTTTCAGGATGGGGACATCCTGCTCAGGGCTGATAACAAGGAGTTGGAGCGCTTTGGAGTACGCACCCTCCTTGATGTGGCGGATGCCGAAAAAGTGACTGTATTGCGTAATGGCGAAGAGGTTATACTGAATATGAGCAAGGGGTTGATGGAGAATCTGCTGAAAGATAAGGAGGGATTTGCCACATACCGCATTCCGGCAGTTGTATACCTGACTATGGAAGGGAGTGCTGCACAGCGTGCAGGGTTGATCCCCGGCGATAGCATAGTAGGTGTGAACGGCATTATAACACCGGTATTCGGTGATCTTCGTTCAGCACTTGACAGCAACCGCAATCAGCAGGTTACCCTCGATTATTACCGAAACGGTGTGCTTTATACAACTACTGCAGGGGTAGATTCAGCAGGGACGCTGGGCTTTTACGCGATGTCTGCACCTCAGATCTACCGGACTGTTACGCTCAAGTATAGTTTTTTTGAGTCATTGCCGGCAGGGATAAGATTGGGTATTCAGACACTTAAAGACTACGTGGCACAGTTCAAATATGTGTTCACCAAAGAGGGAGCCTCATCACTGGGTGGGTTTGGCGCTATAGGCAATTTGTTCCCTGCACAGTGGAACTGGCAGGCTTTCTGGATGATGACTGCTTTTTTATCGGTTATTCTTGCATTCATGAATATACTGCCTATCCCTGCACTTGATGGAGGACATGTTATGTTTCTCATCTATGAAGTGATAGTGAGAAGGAAACCTAACGAGAAATTTATGGAATACGCTCAGGTAGCCGGTATGATGCTGCTTTTGGGATTGGTGTTATACGCCAATGGAATGGATGTTGTGAGAGCAATTTTTAAATAA
- the cdd gene encoding cytidine deaminase, producing MKEINLTTKIGVYLIEECSEVEKKLIEAAKNATKNAYAPYSEFRVGAAVLLQNGKIVSGNNQENAAYPSGLCAERTTIFFSNASFPDQKIEAIAIAAYYNGRFTNDAVTPCGACRQVLLETENRFKSPIKVLMYSNEAVYTVNSIKDLLPLSFGDRLLKS from the coding sequence ATGAAAGAAATCAATTTAACCACAAAGATAGGTGTTTATCTCATAGAGGAATGCTCTGAAGTAGAAAAAAAACTTATTGAAGCAGCAAAAAACGCCACAAAAAACGCCTATGCCCCCTATTCCGAATTCAGGGTAGGCGCAGCTGTATTACTACAGAACGGCAAAATAGTTTCCGGAAACAATCAGGAAAACGCAGCATATCCATCTGGATTATGTGCTGAGAGAACAACCATCTTCTTCAGCAATGCATCTTTTCCCGACCAAAAGATCGAAGCGATTGCCATTGCTGCCTATTACAACGGAAGATTCACCAATGATGCCGTCACTCCCTGCGGAGCCTGCAGGCAGGTACTTCTTGAAACGGAGAACCGTTTTAAGTCGCCAATAAAAGTATTGATGTACAGCAATGAGGCAGTATATACAGTGAACAGCATAAAAGATCTGTTACCACTTAGTTTTGGAGATAGGTTATTGAAGAGTTAG
- a CDS encoding DUF4348 domain-containing protein has product MRLYALVFSCLFLLFLNSCSWGTGKKDSFSGKEEEQIVKGRGVSSDSSDAEEEFDQFLLKFSEEESFQLKRIKFPIRVVVPNAKHQGMALMEETIGKYDWELLDLTYDSTFLTRTYDQYCQMVRYKNDTAVVEIRGINNGIYADYYFALIDKKWYLVTLYEASF; this is encoded by the coding sequence ATGAGACTTTATGCTCTTGTTTTTTCCTGTTTGTTTCTTCTTTTCCTGAATTCTTGTTCCTGGGGGACGGGCAAGAAAGATTCTTTTTCGGGTAAAGAAGAGGAACAGATTGTAAAGGGCCGGGGTGTTTCATCGGATTCATCAGATGCTGAAGAGGAGTTTGATCAATTTCTCCTGAAATTTAGTGAGGAAGAGTCGTTCCAGTTAAAACGCATAAAATTTCCAATAAGGGTTGTTGTTCCAAATGCAAAACATCAAGGTATGGCGCTCATGGAAGAAACTATTGGAAAATATGACTGGGAGCTACTAGATCTGACTTATGACAGCACCTTTTTAACTCGTACATACGATCAGTACTGTCAGATGGTACGATATAAAAATGATACAGCTGTAGTGGAGATACGTGGTATTAACAATGGCATATATGCCGATTACTATTTTGCACTGATAGATAAAAAATGGTATCTGGTAACGCTTTACGAAGCATCATTTTAA
- a CDS encoding glucosaminidase domain-containing protein, producing the protein MQDLYRKYTNILQLFVVVAFLFVTAGFSGRPGVSTYVDYIDRYSNLAIEHMKRYKIPASITLAQGILESGAGMSDLARRSNNHFGIKCHRGWTGPRVYAADDSPNDCFRRYAKVEDSYQDHSEFLVSGVRYSPLFELSITDYKGWARGLQQMGYATDRAYANKLIKLIEDYELYRFDDKKYHKGVGRKERDELKKAEMSHATWTHQPYITHGLVYVIAVYGDTFGSIAEEFGFKEKDLLKFNEVPGDFPLNEGDIVYFQKKNKRAVLPYEFHTVQVGESMHSISQLYGIQLRNLYRLNKKNYEYIPAEGDLLKLR; encoded by the coding sequence ATGCAAGATTTATATCGCAAATATACTAATATTTTACAGCTATTTGTAGTTGTGGCTTTTTTATTTGTCACCGCAGGTTTTTCCGGACGGCCCGGAGTGAGTACCTATGTTGATTATATTGACAGGTACAGTAATTTGGCAATAGAGCACATGAAAAGATACAAAATACCAGCGTCAATTACACTTGCGCAGGGAATATTGGAGTCGGGGGCAGGTATGAGCGATCTTGCACGCAGATCAAACAACCATTTTGGGATTAAGTGCCATCGTGGATGGACAGGCCCCCGTGTTTATGCTGCTGACGATTCGCCGAATGATTGTTTCCGCCGTTATGCAAAGGTTGAAGATTCCTATCAGGATCACTCTGAGTTTCTTGTAAGCGGAGTACGCTACAGCCCTCTTTTTGAATTGTCGATAACCGATTACAAGGGATGGGCCAGAGGTTTGCAGCAGATGGGGTATGCTACAGACAGGGCTTATGCCAACAAGCTTATTAAACTTATTGAGGATTATGAACTTTATCGCTTTGATGATAAAAAATATCACAAAGGGGTTGGCAGAAAAGAGCGTGATGAACTGAAAAAAGCAGAGATGTCACATGCAACATGGACACATCAGCCTTATATTACTCATGGCCTGGTTTATGTTATTGCTGTTTACGGAGATACGTTTGGCAGCATTGCTGAAGAGTTCGGGTTTAAGGAGAAAGATCTGTTGAAGTTCAATGAGGTTCCCGGGGATTTCCCGTTGAATGAAGGAGATATTGTATATTTCCAGAAGAAAAATAAACGTGCAGTATTGCCTTATGAGTTTCATACGGTTCAAGTGGGTGAGTCGATGCACAGCATCTCGCAGCTGTATGGAATTCAGTTGCGTAACCTATACAGGTTGAATAAAAAAAATTATGAGTATATTCCCGCTGAGGGCGATCTGCTTAAATTAAGATAG
- a CDS encoding 1-deoxy-D-xylulose-5-phosphate reductoisomerase codes for MEDRKRNIAVLGSTGSIGTQALSVIAGHSSRFAAYALVANNNVELLIEQARAFLPEVVVIANESKYEQLKSALRSLPIKVWAGSKAVGEVVRDKNIDMVLTAMVGFSGLEPTINAIMAGKTIALANKETLVVAGELITSLALKYKAAVLPVDSEHSAIFQCLNGEGNNRIDKIWLTASGGPFRTFSKEQLGCVTKAQALAHPNWNMGEKVTIDSSTLINKGFEMIEARWLFGVEPSQIEVVVHPQSIIHSMVQFEDSSVMAQLGQPDMRMPIQYAFSYPVRLKSDIKPLNFFEVQDLTFEKPDIEKFPNLTFAYEAIKTGGNMPCILNAANEVAVALFLKEQIGFLQMSSLIERTLQRATFVQSPSLSDYLHTDAETRVIALECYG; via the coding sequence ATGGAAGATAGAAAACGAAATATTGCTGTTTTAGGATCAACCGGCTCCATAGGAACGCAGGCGCTGAGTGTTATTGCCGGGCATTCCAGTAGGTTTGCGGCTTATGCGCTTGTTGCCAACAATAATGTGGAACTTCTTATTGAGCAGGCTAGGGCATTTCTTCCCGAAGTTGTTGTAATAGCTAATGAATCGAAATACGAACAGCTAAAATCTGCCTTGAGAAGCCTTCCCATAAAGGTATGGGCCGGGAGCAAGGCAGTAGGGGAAGTGGTGCGTGATAAGAATATTGATATGGTACTAACTGCTATGGTGGGGTTTTCAGGTTTGGAACCAACCATCAACGCAATCATGGCAGGAAAAACCATAGCACTTGCAAACAAAGAGACTCTGGTAGTAGCAGGTGAACTGATTACATCTCTCGCGTTAAAATATAAAGCAGCTGTTTTGCCGGTTGATTCCGAACATTCAGCCATCTTTCAATGTTTGAACGGTGAGGGTAACAACAGAATCGACAAGATCTGGCTTACCGCTTCAGGGGGGCCTTTCCGTACTTTTTCGAAAGAACAGCTTGGTTGTGTCACCAAAGCACAGGCGCTTGCTCATCCCAACTGGAATATGGGTGAGAAAGTGACGATTGACTCTTCAACCCTTATAAATAAAGGGTTCGAGATGATTGAGGCCAGATGGCTTTTTGGAGTTGAGCCTTCTCAGATTGAGGTGGTTGTGCATCCGCAATCTATTATTCACTCTATGGTACAGTTTGAGGACAGCTCAGTGATGGCGCAGCTGGGGCAGCCTGATATGCGCATGCCTATACAGTACGCCTTCTCTTACCCTGTGAGGCTGAAGTCGGACATTAAACCGCTCAACTTCTTTGAAGTGCAGGACCTGACATTTGAAAAGCCTGACATAGAGAAATTTCCGAACCTGACATTTGCATACGAAGCCATTAAAACAGGCGGGAATATGCCATGTATTCTGAACGCTGCAAACGAAGTGGCTGTTGCGCTTTTTTTGAAGGAACAGATTGGGTTTTTGCAAATGAGCAGTCTTATAGAGAGAACGCTGCAGAGAGCAACGTTTGTGCAATCACCGTCCCTGAGCGACTATCTGCATACCGATGCGGAAACAAGAGTGATAGCTTTGGAGTGTTACGGGTAA
- a CDS encoding methylenetetrahydrofolate reductase — MKVSELIDNKQKTAFSFELLPPIKGNSIKQVFDTIDRLKEFDPKYINITTHHSENIYKEDENGVYRKVNVRKRPGSVAIASAIQNRYGIRAIPHIISQGFTKEETEYALIDLSFLEVTDLLLLRGDTKKLDADQRKMDSHPHATGLQEQVNNYNKGIAFDGSTFTPPEVPFSYGMACYPEKHEESPNMESEIYYTKMKVDNGADYLVTQMFFDNRKYFEFVDRCRAAGITVPIIPGIKPVHLLSQLTVLPQVFRSDIPEELEKELRKCKNDDQAKEVGVEWCIKQCRELIEKQVPSIHFYSLMATESVYRVAKEIY; from the coding sequence ATGAAAGTTTCGGAATTGATAGATAATAAGCAGAAGACTGCCTTTTCGTTCGAGCTGCTGCCGCCTATTAAAGGCAATAGCATCAAACAGGTTTTCGACACTATAGACCGTCTGAAGGAGTTCGATCCGAAATACATCAATATTACAACTCATCACAGTGAAAATATTTACAAGGAAGATGAGAACGGGGTGTATCGAAAAGTTAATGTAAGAAAAAGGCCCGGATCGGTAGCTATAGCTTCCGCTATCCAGAACAGATATGGCATAAGAGCCATACCGCATATAATCTCTCAGGGCTTTACTAAAGAAGAGACGGAATACGCACTCATTGACCTGTCATTTCTGGAAGTGACCGATCTGTTACTGTTAAGAGGCGACACAAAAAAGCTAGATGCCGATCAACGAAAAATGGATAGCCATCCTCATGCTACAGGATTGCAGGAACAGGTTAACAACTACAACAAAGGTATTGCTTTCGACGGCTCCACCTTTACGCCTCCAGAAGTCCCGTTTTCATATGGAATGGCATGTTATCCGGAGAAACATGAAGAGTCTCCAAATATGGAGTCTGAGATATATTACACGAAAATGAAGGTCGATAATGGAGCCGACTATCTTGTAACACAGATGTTCTTCGATAACCGCAAATATTTTGAGTTTGTTGATCGTTGCCGTGCAGCAGGTATTACTGTTCCCATCATCCCGGGTATAAAGCCTGTTCACCTGTTAAGTCAGTTGACAGTGTTGCCGCAGGTTTTTCGTTCCGATATTCCCGAAGAACTGGAGAAAGAGCTCAGAAAGTGCAAAAATGATGACCAAGCAAAGGAAGTTGGTGTGGAGTGGTGCATTAAACAGTGCAGGGAACTCATAGAAAAGCAGGTACCCAGCATTCATTTCTATTCGTTGATGGCTACGGAGAGTGTTTATCGTGTTGCAAAGGAGATTTATTAA
- a CDS encoding DUF4290 domain-containing protein: MRYNTQEKKLALPEYGRNIQNMVDHCVGIEDPEERKKCAYTVIDIMGNMFPHLRDVNNFKHILWDHLAIMSDFKLDIEYPYEIITREELNTAPGHLDYSRPSMQYRHYGKILDRMIKIAASMEDGDKKDHLLKLLLNQMKKSYTQWNKEVDDEKIFQDLYEMSGGKIKIDPAMYTISEVKVNTNRDKLKNIKFQRRK, from the coding sequence ATGAGATACAATACACAAGAAAAAAAATTGGCTTTGCCGGAATATGGGCGTAATATACAGAACATGGTTGATCACTGTGTTGGAATAGAAGATCCCGAAGAGCGAAAAAAATGTGCTTACACAGTCATCGATATAATGGGGAATATGTTCCCTCATTTGCGAGATGTCAATAATTTCAAACACATTTTGTGGGACCATCTGGCTATCATGTCTGACTTTAAACTTGACATTGAGTACCCATATGAGATAATAACCAGGGAAGAGTTGAACACTGCACCGGGGCATCTTGATTACAGCCGTCCTTCTATGCAGTACCGTCATTACGGGAAAATTCTGGATAGGATGATAAAGATTGCTGCCAGTATGGAGGATGGCGATAAAAAAGATCATCTGTTGAAACTTCTTCTCAACCAGATGAAAAAATCATATACACAGTGGAACAAGGAAGTAGATGATGAGAAGATTTTTCAAGATCTGTACGAAATGTCGGGAGGAAAAATAAAGATTGATCCGGCTATGTATACTATCTCTGAAGTGAAGGTGAATACAAATCGTGATAAACTAAAGAATATCAAGTTTCAACGAAGAAAATAA